The Rhodocyclaceae bacterium region GCGGCCAGGCCCGATTCGAGGCCACCAGGTCGGGGGCTAGAACTGCCAATGCTCAGGCAGCGGCTTTCGTCCCGGTTCGGATCGGTCGATTGAGACTGTCTGCTTGGATCGTGTGTTGCAATTAACCCATGAGTTGAATTCAAGCGTCCGGCTTAAGTGGCCTATCCGCATGTGATTGGATCCTGTGGCATTTTTCAACCATGGATTCAAATTCCCGTCACCAGATCCTCAAGCGCCTGCAGACAGGTCTTGCCCGTGGTGCGCCGTTCGACCTGAGCACCCTGGCACGGATCGGAGTGTCTGCCCCGCTGGCTGCGCGCTACGCCGAAAGCGGCTGGCTAGTGCGCCTGGCACAGGGCGTGTACGCCTTCCCGAAGGACGATTTCGGGGTGTACGGCGCACTGATGTTCCTGCAACAGCGCGTGCCCGGGCTGCACATCGGCGGCAAGAGTGCGCTGGCGCTGCAGGGCGTTCGACACAACCTGGGCGTCCGCGAGCCCCTGGTACTTTGGGGTGATGTCCGCTTCGCCCTGCCCGACTGGTTCACCTCGAGGTTTCCCGCACGCTACGTGCACGCGCGCTTGTTCGACTGGCCGGATGAGACGTTGCCAGCCAGGACCGTGGTGACGCCCGCCGGGCTGCCCGACGGACTGCGCGTGTCGGCATCGGAGCGCGCCGTGCTGGAGCTGCTGTACGACGTCGGCACCCGCCAGAGCCTGGATGAGGCTCGCAACCTGTTCGACGGGGTGCGTTCGCCTCGCAAGGAACTGATGGGCCAGTTGCTGGCCAGTTGCACCAACGTGAAGACCGTGCGGCTCTTCCTGACGTGGGCCCGTGAGAGCGGCCTGCTGGACGTGGACGATCTGCGCGCTCGCTACCCGCTGCGCACCGGCAGCGACAAGCGCTGGATGAGCCGGATGCCCGACGGCACCTTGTTGACGCTCAAGCCCCATGGATAAGGGCTACGCGGACACCGTCCGCCTGTTGCTGACCGTCGCGCCCGAGGTGTTCGCCAACGACATCTTCGCGATGAAGGGCGGCACGGCGATCAACCTGTTCGTGCAGGACATGCCTCGCCTGTCGGTGGACATCGACGTCGTGTTCCAGCCGAGGCAGATGCCGCGGGACGAAGCCGTGGCCGCAATCGACGCTGAGCTTGCCGCCATCGGGCAACGTGTCGCGTCTCTGGGTCTGCGGGCGCGGCGCTTGCGCGGCGCGGACGCCATCGACACCAAGCTGATCGTCGAGTTCGATGCTCCGATCCTGGCACGCGACGAGCTGTATGCCGGCAAGCTGGTGGCAGCACTCGACCGGCAGCACCCGCGAGACCTCTTCGACGTTTAGCAGCATTACGAATCGGGCGGCCTGACCGACGCCATGGTCGAGTGTTTCGTGGTCTACCTCGCGGGCCACAACCCGCCGCTGCACGAAGTGCTCTTCGGCAATGACAAGGACATCGCTGCCGATTACGAACGCGCTTTCGCAGGCATGACAGAAGTGCCGTGCACGCTCGATACCCTGCGCGCCGCCCGCGCCCGACTGCGGCTTGAGTTGCCACACCCCCTGACTGCCATGCACCGGCAGTTCCTGAGTGGACTGGTGCGCGCCGAGCCGGACTGGTCTTTGATGCAGTACCCCCACGCGGCAGAGCTGCCGGCCCTGCGTTG contains the following coding sequences:
- a CDS encoding type IV toxin-antitoxin system AbiEi family antitoxin, producing MDSNSRHQILKRLQTGLARGAPFDLSTLARIGVSAPLAARYAESGWLVRLAQGVYAFPKDDFGVYGALMFLQQRVPGLHIGGKSALALQGVRHNLGVREPLVLWGDVRFALPDWFTSRFPARYVHARLFDWPDETLPARTVVTPAGLPDGLRVSASERAVLELLYDVGTRQSLDEARNLFDGVRSPRKELMGQLLASCTNVKTVRLFLTWARESGLLDVDDLRARYPLRTGSDKRWMSRMPDGTLLTLKPHG